The Amycolatopsis endophytica genome includes the window ACTCACCGATGAGCCGGGCCCAGGTCGGGGCGGTCGCCCTGTGCCTGGTGATCAACCTGATCGACGGGTTCGACCTCCTGGTCACGTCCTTCGTCGGGCCGGCGATCACCCGCGAGTGGGGTTTGTCCCCCTCGGCAGTGGGAGTACTGCTCAGCGGAGGGCTGGCCGGGATGGCCTTCGGCGGGCTCTTCCTCGCGCCCCTCGCCGACCGCATCGGGCGACGGCGTCTCACTCTCGGCTGTCTCGCCTTGGCCGCACTGGGGATGCTCGCCGCCTCCGCGTCGCAGGACCTCGGCCAGCTCCTCGTCTGCCGGCTCGTCACGGGCGCGGCGGTGGGCGCGATGGCGGCCAGTTTGCCGGTACTCACCTCCGAGTACGCGAACCACCGGCGCCGGGGGCTGGTCGTAGCGCTGATCACCACCGGGTACGGTCTGGGTTCGTTCGTCGCCGGGATCGCCTCGGGCCTGCTGCTGGGTCCGTTCGGCTGGCGGGCGGTCTTCGTGTTCGGCAGCGCCGCCACCGCCGTCCTCTTCGTGGCCGGGCTGCGGTACCTGCCCGAGTCGATGGACTACCTCGTCGCACGCCGGCCGCACCACGCCCTGGACAAGCTGAACCGGATCCTCGCTTCGATGGGCCGCGCCTCCGTCGAGGACCTGCCCGCGGCACCCCCGGCCTCGGCGTCGCGCAAAGTGGCGCTCGATTCGTTGTTCCGCGGAGGCAACGCCCTTCGGACGGCACTGGTCTGGGTGGCCTTCATCGCGGCGCAGATGACGTTCTACTTCGCGAGTTCGTGGACTCCCAGCCTGCTGTTGAAGGCCGGCATGTCCAACCAGCAGGGCATCAGCGGCGGCGTTCTGTTCAGCATCGGCGGGGTCACCGGCGCCGTCCTGCTGGGATTGCTGGTGTCCCGGGTCGGACCGCGGCGGCTCACCGCGGCCTACTTCGGCATCGGCGCCCTCTTCCTCATCCTGTTCTCCGTGTCGTTGTCGACGCTGGCCACCGCTCTGGTCGTGGCCGTGCTCGTCGGACTGTTCCTCAACGGCGCGATCTCGGGGATGAACGTCATCATCCCGAACCTCTACCCGGCCGAAGCCCGCGCGACGGCGCTCGGCCTGGCCGTCGCCGTGAGCAGGCTCGGTGCCGTCCTGGCACCCTTGATCGCCGGTTTCCTGCTGCAGGCCGGCTGGGCCCCCGGTTCGATGTTCCGGATCTTCGCGATCCCCGGCGTGATCGGGGCCTTCGCGGTGCTCCTCCTCGTCCGGTTCAGACGCACTCCCGCCAGTTCTTCCTCGTCCCGCTCCGGAACTGTCGAAAGCGCGGTGGCCGACGCATGAGCAGCCAGGTGATCGACGTGGCCCGCACCGCGGTGCTCGTCATCGACATGCAGAACGACTTCGTGGAGGAAGGTGCGCCGCTGGAGTTCCCGGAAGGGCGGCGCGTCATCCCTGCCATCCAGAAAGTGCTCGCCGCGGCGCGCGGCCGCGGGATGGCCGTCCTGCACGCCACGCACGTCCACCGTCCGGGTGGGGCGGACATGGGAATCCACCGCGACCTGTACCCGCCGGTCGCGGCCGGACAGGCGCTCGTCGACGGCGAACGCGGTGCGGAGATCCATCCCGGGCTCGCCCCGCGGCCGGGGGAGCCGGTGATCAAGAAGCACCGCTACAACTCCTTCTACGCGACCGACCTGGAGATCATCCTGCGCGGACTGGGCGTGGACACGGTGGTCCTGACCGGGATGACGACCGAATGCTGCGTCCTGGGAACGGCCCGGGGTGCCCTGGAGCGCGGGTTCCGCTCCGTGGTGGTTTCGGACGCGTGCGCGTCGTGTGACTACCCGGATCTCGGGGCAGGTCCCATGTCCGCCGGGGAGATGCACGTGGCCGCGTTGCGGGTGATGGCACTGACCTCCTCGCAGCTGACCGGCGCCGACGAGTTCCTCGCCCGGCTGCCGTGAAGCCCGGACCGACGTACGATCCACAAAGGAGGCGCTAGGTGCCGGCCACATCAGATCTCGTGCTGCTCCACGGCGGTGGACCCGGCGTCGACGCGGCGAGCAACTGGTCGAGCGTGCGGTCCCGGTTCGAGGGCGAGTTCCGCTGCCTGGCGCCCGATCTCCTCGGGTTCGGCACGCGGATCGCCGGAACGAGCGGGCTCACCGGGCCGCGGGCCTGGGCGCTGGCCCGCGCCCGGCAGGTACGAGATCTCCTCGACCAGCACGGCCTGGAGCGCGTCCACGTGGTCGGCAACTCGGCCGCGGGCGGGGCCGCGGCATTGGCGTTGCTGTCCATGGCGCCCGAGCGGGTCGACCGGGCGGTCGTCATGGGAGGAGCCGGGACGGGGCCGCTGCCGCCCGCGATTCCGTTCTACGACAACCCCACCAGGACCGCCATGCGAGCCACCCTCGCCCGGCTGGTCGCCGACGAGCGCGTCCACGAAGAACTGCTCGACGAGCTCACCGAGCTCCGGCTGAGGCAGGCACGGCGCCCCGGCGCCGAATCCGCGTTCCGGTCGATGTTCGCCGACGTCGCGGACGGCCCGCCGCCGGTCGACCTCGCGAAGATCACGACCCCGGTGCTCGCACTGCACGGGGAGTGCGACCGGGTCTCGCCGGCCGAGGTCTCCGAGCGCCTGGCGGCGTCCCTGCCCGATGCCCGCCTCGACGTGGTGGCCGGGGCGGGGCACTGGATCCACGTCGACCGGCCCGACGAGTTCTGCACGCTGGTAGGGGAGTTCCTGAGCGCATGACACAGCACAGCGAAGACCGGGCCGGTGTCCTGGTCGTGGGCGCCGGGCCCGCCGGCCTGACTCTCGCCATCGACCTCGCGCAGCGCGGCGTCCCCTGCCACGTCGTGGAAATGACCGAGGAGCGGGGGGTGAACCCCCGGTGCAACACCACCTCCGCGCGGTCGATGGAGATCTTCCGGCGGCTCGGGCTGGCCGGCGAGATCCGCCGGGCCGGCCTGCCGGTGGACCATCCGACCTCGATCCACTACCGGACGACCCTGGGCGGCGAGGAGATCTACCGGATCGATCTGCCGTCCGCGCGTGAGGTACTGGCGGGCGAAGGCAAGGACGGCTGGCCGACGCCGGAGCCGCAGCACCGGATCTCCCAGCTCTACCTCGAGCCCATCCTGGAGCGGCACGCGGGCGCGCTCACCGGGCTGACCCTCGAGCGCGGCACCAGGCTGGTCTCCCTCCGGCAGTGCGACGATCACGTCGAGGCGGTGCTGGAGACCGCGGGTGAGCGCCGCACGCTGCGGTACGCGTACGTGGTCGGCTGCGACGGCGCCCACAGCACCGTCCGCAGGCAACTGGGCATCCGGTACGAAGGCGTCGACGCGATCCAGCGGTTCGTGTCGACCTTCGTCCGCTCGCCCGAGCTGGGCCGGCTCGCCGCCCGCGACCGGGCCTGGACGTACTGGACCTACGGCCACCGGATCGCGTCGCTGATCGCGATCGATGGCGCGTCATTGTGGCTCAACCACGTGGCCTTCGCCCCTGACCACGACACCGAGGCCGAGGACCCGGCACAGCTGCTGCGGGACTCCGTGGGCAAGCCCGTGGAGCACGAAGTGCTCGGCGTGGTCCGCTGGACCGGACGGCGGCTCGTCGCCCGGCGGTACCGCGCGGACCGGGTGTTCCTGGCCGGCGACGCCGCCCACATCTGGATCCCCGTCGGGGGGTTCGGGATGAACGCGGGCATCCAGGACGCGGCGACCCTCGGGTGGATGCTGGCGGCCGTCCACCACGGATGGGCGCCACCGGAGCTGCTGGACGCCTACGAAGCGGAGCGCAAGCCGGTCGGCGAGCAGTTCGCCACCGCGGTCGGTGCCCAGGCACGCACGTCGTTCGCGGACGTCCCGCCGGAGATCCACCTGCCCGGCCCGGACGGCGAGCGGGCCCGCGCGGAGTTCGCCGAGCGGCTCGCCGTCACCGAGCCGCGCCGGTATTCACCCGACGGGTTCAGCTTCGGCTACCACTACGCGGGCTCGCCACTGGTGGTCGGCGGTGGCCACGCCGAGATCACCATGGGGGACTTCCAGGACCGGGCGCGGCCGGGGTTCCGGCTGCCGCACGCGTGGCTCGACGACGACAGGTCGGTGCTCGACGTGCTCGGCCACGGCTTCACCCTGCTGCGCGTGAACCCGCGGACCGCGACGACGTCCTGGACCAGGGCCGCCCGCGAACTCGGCATCCCCCTCGCCGTCGTGGACCTGCCCGGGCGATGGCCCGACCGCTACCCCGCCGAGTTGCTGCTCGTCCGCCCGGACCAGCACGTCGCCTGGATGGGTGGTGCGGAGGGCCGCCCCGAGAAGCTCCTGCCCACAGTCACCGGGCGCGTCCCCGCCCCCCAGCGGTAGAGAACACCAGGAGAAACGCAATGCCATACGCACTGGGCATCGACGTCGGCGGCACGTTCACCGACGCCGTCGCCTCCGACGGCGCCGGCCGGATCGTGTCGGCCAAGACACCGACGACCCCGCCCCACCGCGAGGCCGGGGTCATGCGCGTGATCGAGGACCTCGCCGCCGAGCTGGGCATCGACGTCGGCGAACTGCTCTCGCAGACCGACTACATCGCGCACGGCACGACCGCCTCGATCAACGCCCTGGTCCAGGGTCAGGTCGCCGATGTCGGGCTGATCGCCACCAAGGGCCACCGGGACGCGATCTACATCATGAACGCCGAGGGCCGCACGCTCGGCCGGTCGGCCCACGAGATCCAGGACACTCTCCGGCAGCGCAAGCCCGCGCCGCTGATCCCGAAGTACCGGGCCATGGAGGTCACCGAGCGGATCGACCACGCGGGGCGGATCCTGGTACCGCTGGACGAGGACGAGGTCCGCCGAGTGGCACAGGCCCTCGTGGACCAGGGGGTGGAGGCGATCGCGGTCTCCCTGCTGTGGTCGTTCAAGAACGGCGTCCACGAGCAGCGTGTGCGGGAGCTGGTCCACGAGATCGCCCCGGACACCTACGTCACGCTGTCCTCGGAGGTCAGCCCCCGCATCCGCGAGTTCGCGCGGACCTCCACCACGATCATGAACGCCCAGGTCGGCCCACGGTTGCGCACCTACCTGCTGCCGCTGCGGAAACGGCTCGAGGAAGGCGGGCTCAAGGGACCGCTGCTGGTCATGCAGAGCGAGGGCGGCACCATCACCGCCGACCGGGCCCCCGAGCACGCCATCACGACGGTCGGGTCCGTGCTCTCCGGCGGCGTCGTCGGCGGGATGCGCCTGGCCGGTCAGCTGGGCCACCGCAACGTGATCACCACCGACGTCGGGGGCACGACGTTCCTCGCGGGACTGATCGTCGACGGCGAGCCGGTCATGGCGCCGGGTTCCATCGTCAACCAGTTCCCGATCAACGCGGCGACCATCCGCGTGCACACCATCGGCTCCGGCGGCGGGGCCCTCGCGTCCGTGGACGAGGGCGGAAACCTGCGGCTCGGCCCGCAGAGCGCCGAAGCCGTGCCCGGCCCCGCGTGCTACGGCAACGGCGGGACGCGCCCCACGAACACCGACGCCAACCTGGTGCTCGGCATCCTGAGCGAGCGGGGCCTGCTCGGCGGCCGCAAGCCGCTGCGGATGGACCTCGCGCGGGAGGCGATCCGCGTGCACGTCGCGGAGCCGCTCGGCCTCACCGTCGAAGAAGCCGCCATCGCCATCCACGAGGTGCAGAACGCGCAGGCGGGCGACCTGCTGCGGCGGGCCGTGGTGCAGGCCGGCTACGACCCCCGCGACTTCGTCGCCTACGCCTTCGGCGGCGCCGGACCGGCTCACTGCGCCGGTTACTGCCAGGACCTGGGCGTCAGCGAGGTCGTCGTGCCGCTCGGACCGGTCGCGTCCGCCTTCTCGGCGTACGGGCTCGCGGCCTCGGACGTCGCGTTGAGCGCGGAACTGTCCGATCCGTCGTCCTTCCCGGTCGACCACACCGTGCTCGAGTCCCACTTCGCGCGGCTCGAAGCCGACCTGCAGCGCGCGCTGGACCGGCAGAAGGTGAAGTTCCACGACGTGTCGTTGCACCGCGAGATCGACCTGCGGTACTCGATGCAGGTCACCGAGCTCTCGACCGCCGTCCCGGAAGCGAAGTTCACCGAGCGCACCGGCGAGGAGATCCTCGCGCGCTTCGAGGAGCAGTACGAGCGGGTCAACGGCAGCGGC containing:
- a CDS encoding cysteine hydrolase family protein, with translation MSSQVIDVARTAVLVIDMQNDFVEEGAPLEFPEGRRVIPAIQKVLAAARGRGMAVLHATHVHRPGGADMGIHRDLYPPVAAGQALVDGERGAEIHPGLAPRPGEPVIKKHRYNSFYATDLEIILRGLGVDTVVLTGMTTECCVLGTARGALERGFRSVVVSDACASCDYPDLGAGPMSAGEMHVAALRVMALTSSQLTGADEFLARLP
- a CDS encoding hydantoinase/oxoprolinase family protein, with the protein product MPYALGIDVGGTFTDAVASDGAGRIVSAKTPTTPPHREAGVMRVIEDLAAELGIDVGELLSQTDYIAHGTTASINALVQGQVADVGLIATKGHRDAIYIMNAEGRTLGRSAHEIQDTLRQRKPAPLIPKYRAMEVTERIDHAGRILVPLDEDEVRRVAQALVDQGVEAIAVSLLWSFKNGVHEQRVRELVHEIAPDTYVTLSSEVSPRIREFARTSTTIMNAQVGPRLRTYLLPLRKRLEEGGLKGPLLVMQSEGGTITADRAPEHAITTVGSVLSGGVVGGMRLAGQLGHRNVITTDVGGTTFLAGLIVDGEPVMAPGSIVNQFPINAATIRVHTIGSGGGALASVDEGGNLRLGPQSAEAVPGPACYGNGGTRPTNTDANLVLGILSERGLLGGRKPLRMDLAREAIRVHVAEPLGLTVEEAAIAIHEVQNAQAGDLLRRAVVQAGYDPRDFVAYAFGGAGPAHCAGYCQDLGVSEVVVPLGPVASAFSAYGLAASDVALSAELSDPSSFPVDHTVLESHFARLEADLQRALDRQKVKFHDVSLHREIDLRYSMQVTELSTAVPEAKFTERTGEEILARFEEQYERVNGSGAGYREAGVQAITYRMRAKAGLGFPVALPAVPEADGPDPREALIGERSVCLDSRTGYVMTPVYDYARLRAGHELAGPAIVDVPATVVVVPAGVTGRVDHLGNLVLRYQ
- a CDS encoding alpha/beta fold hydrolase; this translates as MPATSDLVLLHGGGPGVDAASNWSSVRSRFEGEFRCLAPDLLGFGTRIAGTSGLTGPRAWALARARQVRDLLDQHGLERVHVVGNSAAGGAAALALLSMAPERVDRAVVMGGAGTGPLPPAIPFYDNPTRTAMRATLARLVADERVHEELLDELTELRLRQARRPGAESAFRSMFADVADGPPPVDLAKITTPVLALHGECDRVSPAEVSERLAASLPDARLDVVAGAGHWIHVDRPDEFCTLVGEFLSA
- a CDS encoding FAD-dependent monooxygenase, whose amino-acid sequence is MTQHSEDRAGVLVVGAGPAGLTLAIDLAQRGVPCHVVEMTEERGVNPRCNTTSARSMEIFRRLGLAGEIRRAGLPVDHPTSIHYRTTLGGEEIYRIDLPSAREVLAGEGKDGWPTPEPQHRISQLYLEPILERHAGALTGLTLERGTRLVSLRQCDDHVEAVLETAGERRTLRYAYVVGCDGAHSTVRRQLGIRYEGVDAIQRFVSTFVRSPELGRLAARDRAWTYWTYGHRIASLIAIDGASLWLNHVAFAPDHDTEAEDPAQLLRDSVGKPVEHEVLGVVRWTGRRLVARRYRADRVFLAGDAAHIWIPVGGFGMNAGIQDAATLGWMLAAVHHGWAPPELLDAYEAERKPVGEQFATAVGAQARTSFADVPPEIHLPGPDGERARAEFAERLAVTEPRRYSPDGFSFGYHYAGSPLVVGGGHAEITMGDFQDRARPGFRLPHAWLDDDRSVLDVLGHGFTLLRVNPRTATTSWTRAARELGIPLAVVDLPGRWPDRYPAELLLVRPDQHVAWMGGAEGRPEKLLPTVTGRVPAPQR
- a CDS encoding MFS transporter gives rise to the protein MALPGLTDRRDEAGFPLNVLEEVKNSPMSRAQVGAVALCLVINLIDGFDLLVTSFVGPAITREWGLSPSAVGVLLSGGLAGMAFGGLFLAPLADRIGRRRLTLGCLALAALGMLAASASQDLGQLLVCRLVTGAAVGAMAASLPVLTSEYANHRRRGLVVALITTGYGLGSFVAGIASGLLLGPFGWRAVFVFGSAATAVLFVAGLRYLPESMDYLVARRPHHALDKLNRILASMGRASVEDLPAAPPASASRKVALDSLFRGGNALRTALVWVAFIAAQMTFYFASSWTPSLLLKAGMSNQQGISGGVLFSIGGVTGAVLLGLLVSRVGPRRLTAAYFGIGALFLILFSVSLSTLATALVVAVLVGLFLNGAISGMNVIIPNLYPAEARATALGLAVAVSRLGAVLAPLIAGFLLQAGWAPGSMFRIFAIPGVIGAFAVLLLVRFRRTPASSSSSRSGTVESAVADA